The following proteins are encoded in a genomic region of Cryptomeria japonica chromosome 11, Sugi_1.0, whole genome shotgun sequence:
- the LOC131859852 gene encoding uncharacterized protein LOC131859852 yields MEFTDLEGRVSPQTYFDRFLASLKYDSIDLGWVGGGSIGEETCDFFVLLVWGLFSLPDSDYKQVFKFLIPVLSRRGILDPDQYTLSRVGGEIFEPQGYIQNLIGAEQTAHPQYKLPGVLRFSLLQSLLEIEGRIIEPPDYTNLYNSLVSAACSSFTSSIKEIGLGKEEPNASMRFSCSKILGQAQQKAFSLLGLAGTHRLVNLSASCLIAGSWHSPVGFSKEYRSIFRVTYNSNIGGFWKITSYSPLLAMETSSASPIAQGRLQRAFSCHLLHCIFQFAHVVKICPHWIEVCLRMDNVRCDVSLLNPLFPWHMDIMDGILNERHFPAKICLTIGPENGFGVHSVSLTRSSQNPMTDIAKGNTYEATFEPPKNVGLKASTATTSIVKINNWGFEQSVVNCSDAKIEWTLYDSTTEKEVINNGPPKFSMLGPKTWSIDRYSRACRAFTAEGGVVFAKEEYGNPITWRLNRELEGQTVKWIVKGSVWVTYWPNTIRSRCSETKRHDFCQEFDLTLAQSSPSTIT; encoded by the coding sequence ATGGAGTTTACAGATCTTGAAGGGCGGGTATCACCTCAAACATACTTTGACAGATTTTTAGCCTCTCTAAAATATGATTCAATAGATTTGGGATGGGTCGGAGGTGGCAGTATCGGAGAAGAGAcatgtgatttttttgttttgctgGTTTGGGGTTTATTCTCACTTCCTGACTCCGATTACAAGCaggtatttaaatttttaataccTGTTCTTAGTCGGAGAGGCATACTTGATCCTGATCAATATACATTGTCAAGAGTAGGAGGAGAAATATTTGAACCCCAGGGATACATTCAGAATCTAATAGGTGCTGAGCAAACTGCTCACCCGCAATACAAATTGCCAGGAGTCCTACGATTTTCCTTGTTACAATCTCTATTAGAAATAGAAGGACGCATAATTGAACCCCCAGACTACACGAATTTATACAACTCTCTGGTGTCTGCTGCGTGTTCTTCATTTACTTCTTCCATCAAAGAGATCGGGCTTGGCAAAGAAGAACCTAATGCAAGCATGCGCTTTTCATGCTCCAAAATTCTTGGGCAAGCACAACAAAAAGCTTTCTCACTCCTTGGGCTTGCCGGCACACATCGTTTAGTGAATCTTTCGGCTTCTTGTCTCATCGCAGGATCATGGCATTCACCAGTGGGGTTCTCCAAGGAGTATCGATCCATCTTTAGAGTTACATACAACTCAAACATTGGGGGATTCTGGAAAATTACGTCATATTCTCCACTGCTCGCCATGGAAACCAGCAGCGCATCTCCAATCGCCCAAGGACGGCTACAGCGAGCTTTCAGTTGCCACCTGCTACACTGCATCTTTCAGTTCGCACACGTTGTCAAAATCTGTCCGCATTGGATTGAAGTTTGCCTGCGAATGGATAACGTTAGGTGTGATGTGTCTCTATTGAATCCATTATTTCCTTGGCATATGGATATCATGGATGGTATTCTAAATGAACGACACTTTCCTGCCAAAATCTGTTTGACAATTGGCCCTGAGAATGGATTTGGCGTCCATTCTGTTTCCTTGACTCGATCATCACAGAATCCCATGACAGACATTGCTAAGGGGAATACATATGAGGCCACATTCGAACCACCCAAGAATGTGGGTCTCAAAGCTTCCACTGCAACGACATCCATAGTGAAGATCAACAATTGGGGTTTTGAGCAGTCAGTCGTCAACTGTAGCGATGCAAAGATAGAATGGACTCTGTATGACAGCACCACCGAGAAGGAAGTCATTAACAATGGGCCTCCAAAATTTTCAATGTTGGGTCCCAAAACATGGTCCATTGATAGGTATTCCAGGGCTTGCAGAGCTTTCACTGCCGAAGGAGGGGTGGTCTTTGCCAAGGAGGAGTATGGAAATCCCATAACATGGAGGCTCAACAGGGAGTTGGAGGGACAGACGGTGAAATGGATTGTTAAAGGTTCCGTCTGGGTAACCTATTGGCCTAATACAATCCGCTCTCGATGTTCCGAGACTAAACGCCATGATTTTTGTCAAGAGTTTGATCTTACATTGGCACAATCTTCTCCATCTACAATCACCTGA